From one Sardina pilchardus chromosome 6, fSarPil1.1, whole genome shotgun sequence genomic stretch:
- the LOC134083285 gene encoding lysosomal-associated transmembrane protein 4B-like: MISPWDRLYTTSCCLCCHVRTGTIILGIWYMLINAVVMLILLTALSDPDHYHLTSAEIANDLDVMDDSHMCIAAAISLLMIMIAGMATYGAYKQHAAWIIPFFCYQVFDFALNTLVAISIIVYPNTIQDYLQQLPGNFPYKEEIMDMNVCLVFIVLLFIGCILAFKAYLIACVWNCYRYVTGQGTTDVLVYVTTNDTTVLLPPYDDSMMTTVPPKHNPPPYVSA, from the exons ATGATTTCCCCGTGGGACCGACTGTACACGACaagctgctgcctctgctgtcATGTTCGGACAGGCACCATTATCCTTGGGATCTGGTACATG CTCATCAATGCGGTGGTGATGCTCATCCTCCTCACGGCGCTCAGTGACCCCGATCACTACCACCTCACCAGCGCTGAGATCGCCAACGACCTTGACGTCATGGATGATTCCC ATATGTGCATCGCCGCCGCAATCTCCTTACTCATGATAATGATTGCTGGAATGGCAACCTACGGGGCATACAAG CAACATGCAGCCTGGATCATCCCATTCTTCTGCTACCAAGTCTTTGATTTTGCACTgaacaccttagtagccattaGCATTATCGTCTATCCCAACACCATCCAGGATTACCTCCAACAGCTG CCTGGCAACTTCCCCTACAAAGAGGAGATTATGGACATGAATGTGTGCCTCGTCTTCATCGTCCTCCTCTTCATTGGCTGCATCTTGGCCTTCAAG GCTTACCTGATCGCCTGTGTGTGGAACTGCTACAGATACGTGACTGGACAGGGCACCACGGACGTCCTGGTTTATGTCACTACCAATGACACAACG GTGTTGCTGCCTCCCTATGACGACTCCATGATGACAACTGTCCCACCCAAACACAACCCCCCTCCTTACGTGTCGGCCTGA
- the LOC134082189 gene encoding matrilin-2-like produces the protein MRTVVLGLFCLLAWPGACGQGRQRQRPLPLSSKGQRDTGLQTNSLESQCKGKPLDFVFVIDSSRSVRPDDYEKVKAFILNVLSVLDVGPEATRVGLLQYGSVVQSEFSLSAFTRRADVERAVHAMAHLASGTMTGLALRYTTEEAFSEEQGARPKAMQVPRVAMVVTDGRPQDTVEEAAADARQAGIEIFAVGVGRVDMATLRAIGSEPHEEHVFLVANFSQIETLTSVFQDKLCADLCLAVDHQCEHICVSAPTSYMCRCRKGYILNSDGKTCREKDTCAEVDHGCQHICANLPEGYKCGCREGYELDEDGKTCRRIDFCDLGNHGCEHDCISTADSYICRCKKGYILNLDGKTCSKIDHCGQGDHGCEHECVDTEDSFVCRCRTGYTLRPDGKTCKKTDRCSQGDHGCEHECVNTVDSFVCRCRKGYTLRPDGKTCKKIDLCAQGDHGCEHECVNTDDSFVCRCRYGYTLRPDGKTCKSLDICQTVDHGCEHQCVGTAGSDSYVCICFEGYTLAENSKNCKKSDCGDGVMDLVFVIDGSKSLGTANFERVKRWVNDIVEALAVSRGGTRVGLIQYSTKVRTEFTLAQHDRTQAIQQAVSSMQYMGRGSMTGSALRHMFERSFSTAEGGRHGVPHVSIVFTDGRSQDDVSGWATKAKQAGVRIYAVGVGKAIEDELREIASEPDEKHLYYAEDLNRMGDITDKLKAEICQGKPAPTDQCECNSLVAFQNQAAEQIQKLTQKLEAVTKKIESLENHRRHK, from the exons ATGAGGACCGTGGTCCTTGGCCTCTTCTGCCTGTTGGCCTGGCCTGGGGCCTGTGGACAGGGCCGACAGAGGCAGCGGCCACTCCCACTCTCCTCCAAAGGCCAGCGGGACACCGGCCTGCAGACCAACTCGCTGG AGAGCCAGTGCAAAGGGAAGCCCCTGGACTTTGTGTTCGTGATTGACAGCTCGCGCAGCGTGCGGCCGGACGACTACGAGAAGGTGAAGGCGTTCATCCTGAACGTGCTGAGCGTGCTGGACGTGGGGCCGGAGGCCACGCGCGTGGGCCTGCTGCAGTACGGCAGCGTGGTGCAGAGCGAGTTCTCGCTCAGCGCCTTCACCCGCCGCGCCGACGTGGAGCGGGCGGTGCACGCCATGGCCCACCTGGCCTCGGGCACCATGACGGGGCTGGCGCTGCGCTACACCACCGAGGAGGCCTTCTCCGAGGAGCAGGGCGCCCGGCCCAAGGCCATGCAGGTGCCGCGCGTGGCCATGGTGGTGACCGACGGCCGACCGCAGGACACGGTCGAGGAGGCGGCGGCCGACGCGCGGCAGGCGGGCATCGAGATCTTCGCGGTGGGCGTTGGCAGGGTTGACATGGCGACGCTGAGGGCGATTGGCAGCGAGCCCCATGAGGAGCATGTCTTCCTGGTTGCCAATTTCAGCCAGATCGAAACTCTCACGTCAGTGTTCCAGGACAAGCTCTGTGCAG ATCTGTGTTTGGCGGTGGACCACCAGTGCGAGCACATCTGCGTCAGTGCGCCTACCTCCTACATGTGCAGATGCAGGAAGGGCTACATCCTGAACTCCGACGGCAAAACGTGCCGTG AGAAGGACACCTGCGCTGAGGTGGATCATGGGTGCCAACACATCTGTGCCAATCTCCCTGAGGGCTACAAGTGCGGATGCCGAGAAGGCTACGAGCTCGATGAGGACGGGAAGACATGTCGCA GAATTGATTTCTGTGACCTGGGGAACCACGGCTGTGAACACGACTGCATCAGTACTGCCGACTCCTACATCTGCAGATGCAAGAAGGGCTACATCCTCAACCTGGACGGCAAGACATGTAGCA AAATTGACCATTGTGGTCAGGGCGATCACGGCTGTGAACACGAGTGTGTCGACACAGAGGACTCGTTTGTGTGTCGCTGTCGGACAGGCTACACACTCAGACCAGATGGCAAAACCTGCAAAA AAACTGACCGCTGTTCTCAGGGTGACCACGGCTGTGAACATGAGTGTGTCAACACAGTGGACTCGTTTGTGTGTCGCTGTCGAAAAGGCTACACGCTGAGACCTGATGGCAAAACCTGCAAAA AAATCGACCTCTGTGCTCAGGGTGATCACGGCTGTGAACACGAGTGTGTCAACACAGACGACTCGTTTGTGTGTCGTTGTCGCTACGGCTACACACTGAGACCTGATGGCAAAACCTGCAAAA GCCTGGACATCTGTCAGACTGTGGACCATGGTTGTGAGCATCAGTGTGTTGGCACGGCTGGATCTGATTCTTACGTCTGCATCTGCTTTGAGGGCTACACACTGGCTGAGAATAGCAAGAACTGTAAAA AGTCTGATTGTGGAGATGGGGTCATGGACTTAGTGTTTGTGATAGATGGCTCTAAGAGTTTGGGGACAGCCAACTTTGAGCGAGTGAAGAGGTGGGTCAACGACATCGTGGAGGCGCTGGCTGTGTCCAGAGGGGGCACTCGGGTGGGCCTGATCCAGTACTCCACCAAGGTGCGCACCGAGTTCACCCTGGCCCAGCACGACCGCACCCAGGCCATCCAGCAGGCCGTCTCCAGCATGCAGTACATGGGCCGGGGCTCCATGACGGGCTCGGCGCTCAGGCACATGTTTGAGCGCAGCTTCTCCACGGCCGAGGGAGGCCGGCACGGAGTCCCGCATGTCAGTATCGTTTTCACCGACGGCCGCTCGCAGGACGATGTGTCTGGGTGGGCCACCAAAGCCAAACAAGCGG GTGTAAGGATATACGCTGTGGGCGTTGGGAAAGCAATAGAGGACGAGCTCAGAGAGATTGCCTCAGAGCCAGACGAGAAGCATCTCTACTACGCTGAGGACTTGAATCGCATGGGAGACATCACTGACAAACTCAAGGCTGAGATTTGTCAAG GTAAACCAGCTCCTACAGACCAATGTGAGTGCAACAGTTTGGTAGCCTTCCAGAACCAGGCTGCAGAGCAAATCCAAAAACTGACCCAGAA ACTGGAAGCTGTGACAAAGAAGATAGAAAGCCTGGAGAACCACAGAAGgcacaagtga